In one Hemiscyllium ocellatum isolate sHemOce1 chromosome 27, sHemOce1.pat.X.cur, whole genome shotgun sequence genomic region, the following are encoded:
- the LOC132828641 gene encoding zinc finger protein 154-like produces the protein MGKSRFCCGKGFTQSSVLLRHRRVHVEERPFTCTVCGKGFTQSSDLLTHQRVHTKERPFTCSTCGKRFAHSSTLLRHQREHTGKRPFACSECGKGFTQFSDLVRHRRVHTGECPFTCSTCGKGFSQSSSVLRHHSSHTNERPFKCSDCGGSFKTAEDLMVHQRIHTEERPYGCSRCVKRFRTVSSLRRHQRIHTGERPFACSVCGKGFAQSSNLLRHQQVHE, from the exons ATGGGGAAGAGCCGGTTCTGT tgcgggaagggcttcactcaGTCGTCTGTGCTGCTGCGACACCGGCGCGTTCACGTCGAGGAGAGACCCTTCACCTGCACAGtgtgcgggaagggattcactcaatcctcGGACCTGCTGacgcaccagcgagttcacaccaAGGAGAGGCCCTTCACCTGTTCCACCTGTGGGAAGAGGTTCGCTCACTCATCCACCCTGCTCAGGCACCAGCGGGAACACACCGGGAAGAGGCCATTCGCTtgctccgagtgtgggaagggcttcactcAGTTTTCCGATCTGGTGCgacaccggcgggtccacaccggggagtgcCCTTTCACCTGCTCCacgtgtgggaagggattcagtcagTCGTCCAGCGTGCTGAGGCACCACAGCAGCCACACCAACGAAAGGCCTTTCAAATGCTCCGACTGCGGGGGTAGCTTCAAAACAGCTGAGGACCTGATGGTCCACCAGCGGATTCACACCGAGGAGAGACCGTACGGCTGCTCCCGCTGCGTGAAGAGGTTCCGAACAGTATCCAGCCTGCGGAGACACCAGCGCattcacaccggggagcggccgttcGCATGCtccgtgtgtgggaagggatttgctCAGTCGTCCAACTTGCTGAGGCACCAGCAAGTGCACGAGTGA
- the LOC132828725 gene encoding zinc finger protein 235-like isoform X1, translating to MEGGNSGGELCAECGQSFRRSPDLPRHECRPIGVKPWRCGVCAKAFSYPSDLDLHQRSHTGERPFICSMCGKGFARSSYLLLHQRVHTGEKPFTCSVCGKGFTQSSNLQTHQRVHTEERPFECPDCRKFYKSSWDLMRHQRVHTDERPFRCSSCGASFKRSSHLTVHQRIHTGWKLFTCSTCGKGFTQSTSLLLHQQVHSGESPFTCPLCGMGFTQKSHLLTHQRVHTDERPFKCLVCGNGFKSPGELTRHQRVHSDERPFRCSECGAGFKQSSQLTVHQRVHTGERPFTCSECGKGFSCSFNLLTHQRVHTGERPFICSQCGKGFTQSSSLLTHQGVHTGERPFACPSCGKGFARLSTLLTHQRVHTGEKPFSCCECGKGFTQSCHLQRHQRTHTGERPFTCTVCRKGFTQSSNLTAHQRVHKKLEGADLQS from the exons ATGGAAGGAGGGAACAGCGGAGGAGAACTGTGTGCCGAGTGCGGGCAGAGCTTCCGTCGGTCGCCTGACCTGCCACGACACGAATGCCGTCCCATCGGGGTGAAGCCCTGGAGGTGTGGAGTCTGTGCGAAAGCGTTCAGTTATCCGTCGGATCTGGACCTGCACCAGCGCAGTCACACGGGCGAGAGGCCGTTCATCTGCTCCATGTGCGGGAAGGGATTCGCTCGTTCCTCCTACCTGCTGCTACACCAGCGGGtgcacaccggggagaagccgttcacctgctctgtgtgcgggaagggattcactcagtcctcCAACCTGCAGactcaccagcgggtccacaccgaggagagACCTTTCGAATGTCCGGACTGCAGGAAATTCTACAAAAGCTCCTGGGACTTGATGCGGCATCAACGCGTCCACACCGACGAGAGGCCGTTCAGGTGCTCGAGCTGCGGGGCCAGTTTCAAACGGTCGTCTCACCTCACTGTCCACCAGCGGATTCACACCGGCTGGAAGCTGTTCACTTGCTCGACCTGTGGCAAGGGATTTACCCAGTCGACCTCGCTGCTGTTGCACCAGCAAGTTCACAGCGGGGAGAGCCCATTCACCTGCCCCTTGTGCGGCATGGGCTTCACACAGAAATCCcatctgctgacccaccagcgggttcacactgacGAGAGGCCGTTCAAGTGCCTGGTTTGTGGAAATGGCTTCAAGAGTCCCGGTGAACTGACGCGGCACCAGCGTGTTCACTCGGACGAGAGACCGTTCAGGTGCTCCGAATGCGGGGCCGGCTTCAAGCAGTCGTCTCAACTGACTgtccaccagcgggtccacaccggggagcggcccttcacctgctccgagtgcgggaagggcttcagttGCTCGttcaacctgctgacccaccagcgggtccacaccggggagaggcccttcatcTGCTCCCAGTGCGGGAAGGGGTTCACTCAGTCGTCCAGcctgctgacccaccagggcGTTCACACCGGCGAGAGGCCTTTCGCCTGCCCCAGTTGCGGGAAGGGGTTCGCCCGGctgtccaccctgctgacccaccagcgcgtccacaccggggagaagcccttcagctgctgcgagtgcgggaaggggttcACTCAGTCGTGCCACCTGCAGAGACACCAGCGcacccacaccggggagaggcccttcacctgcACCGTGTgcaggaagggattcactcagtcgtccaACCTCACGGCGCATCAGCGAGTTCACAA GAAATTGGAAGGGGCAGATCTGCAGTCATAA
- the LOC132828726 gene encoding zinc finger protein 664-like, which yields MEKPWKCEDCGKGFDYPSLLENHRRSHTGEKPYTCSVCEKAFTQLSCLQSHQQTHTEERPFKCASCGKRFRSSSNLTAHQRVHTGERPFTCSECGKGFTRSSHLLEHQQTHTEERPFSCSSCGKRFRSSPNLIAHQRVHSGERCFICSVCGKGYTHPSNLLIHQRIHTGERPFTCSVCGRSFTKSFNLVIHQRTHTGEKPFICCVCGKGFSQPSNLLTHQRVHK from the coding sequence ATGGAGAAGCCATGGAAATGTGAAGATTGTGGTAAAGGATTCGACTACCCGTCCCTGCTGGAAAACCATCGACGCAGTCACACTGGTGAGAAACCATACACCTGCTCGGTCTGTGAGAAAGCATTTACTCAGTTATCCTGCCTCCAGTCTCATCAACAAACTcacaccgaggagaggccgttCAAGTGCGCTTCCTGTGGAAAGCGGTTCAGATCTTCATCCAACCTCACtgcacaccagcgagttcacacaggggagagaccgttcacctgctccgagtgtgggaaaggattcactcggtCCTCCCATTTGCTCGAACACCAACAGACACACACGGAGGAGAGGCCTTTCAGTTGCTCAAGTTGTGGGAAAAGGTTCAGGTCTTCACCCAACCTTATAGCTCATCAACGGGTTCATTCTGGGGAGAGATGCTTCATTTGCtccgtgtgtgggaagggataCACTCATCCATCCAACCTTCTGATACACCAGCgaattcacacaggggagaggccgttcacgtGTTCTGTGTGTGGAAGGAGTTTCACAAAGTCTTTTAACCTGGTAATACACCAGCGaactcacactggggagaaaccatttATCTGTTGTGTGTGTGGGAAGGGTTTCAGTCAGCCATCAAACCTGCTGACACATCAGCGTGTTCACAAATGA
- the LOC132828725 gene encoding zinc finger protein 235-like isoform X2: protein MEGGNSGGELCAECGQSFRRSPDLPRHECRPIGVKPWRCGVCAKAFSYPSDLDLHQRSHTGERPFICSMCGKGFARSSYLLLHQRVHTGEKPFTCSVCGKGFTQSSNLQTHQRVHTEERPFECPDCRKFYKSSWDLMRHQRVHTDERPFRCSSCGASFKRSSHLTVHQRIHTGWKLFTCSTCGKGFTQSTSLLLHQQVHSGESPFTCPLCGMGFTQKSHLLTHQRVHTDERPFKCLVCGNGFKSPGELTRHQRVHSDERPFRCSECGAGFKQSSQLTVHQRVHTGERPFTCSECGKGFSCSFNLLTHQRVHTGERPFICSQCGKGFTQSSSLLTHQGVHTGERPFACPSCGKGFARLSTLLTHQRVHTGEKPFSCCECGKGFTQSCHLQRHQRTHTGERPFTCTVCRKGFTQSSNLTAHQRVHNKCD from the exons ATGGAAGGAGGGAACAGCGGAGGAGAACTGTGTGCCGAGTGCGGGCAGAGCTTCCGTCGGTCGCCTGACCTGCCACGACACGAATGCCGTCCCATCGGGGTGAAGCCCTGGAGGTGTGGAGTCTGTGCGAAAGCGTTCAGTTATCCGTCGGATCTGGACCTGCACCAGCGCAGTCACACGGGCGAGAGGCCGTTCATCTGCTCCATGTGCGGGAAGGGATTCGCTCGTTCCTCCTACCTGCTGCTACACCAGCGGGtgcacaccggggagaagccgttcacctgctctgtgtgcgggaagggattcactcagtcctcCAACCTGCAGactcaccagcgggtccacaccgaggagagACCTTTCGAATGTCCGGACTGCAGGAAATTCTACAAAAGCTCCTGGGACTTGATGCGGCATCAACGCGTCCACACCGACGAGAGGCCGTTCAGGTGCTCGAGCTGCGGGGCCAGTTTCAAACGGTCGTCTCACCTCACTGTCCACCAGCGGATTCACACCGGCTGGAAGCTGTTCACTTGCTCGACCTGTGGCAAGGGATTTACCCAGTCGACCTCGCTGCTGTTGCACCAGCAAGTTCACAGCGGGGAGAGCCCATTCACCTGCCCCTTGTGCGGCATGGGCTTCACACAGAAATCCcatctgctgacccaccagcgggttcacactgacGAGAGGCCGTTCAAGTGCCTGGTTTGTGGAAATGGCTTCAAGAGTCCCGGTGAACTGACGCGGCACCAGCGTGTTCACTCGGACGAGAGACCGTTCAGGTGCTCCGAATGCGGGGCCGGCTTCAAGCAGTCGTCTCAACTGACTgtccaccagcgggtccacaccggggagcggcccttcacctgctccgagtgcgggaagggcttcagttGCTCGttcaacctgctgacccaccagcgggtccacaccggggagaggcccttcatcTGCTCCCAGTGCGGGAAGGGGTTCACTCAGTCGTCCAGcctgctgacccaccagggcGTTCACACCGGCGAGAGGCCTTTCGCCTGCCCCAGTTGCGGGAAGGGGTTCGCCCGGctgtccaccctgctgacccaccagcgcgtccacaccggggagaagcccttcagctgctgcgagtgcgggaaggggttcACTCAGTCGTGCCACCTGCAGAGACACCAGCGcacccacaccggggagaggcccttcacctgcACCGTGTgcaggaagggattcactcagtcgtccaACCTCACGGCGCATCAGCGAGTTCACAA taagtgTGACTGA
- the LOC132828725 gene encoding zinc finger protein 235-like isoform X3 encodes MEGGNSGGELCAECGQSFRRSPDLPRHECRPIGVKPWRCGVCAKAFSYPSDLDLHQRSHTGERPFICSMCGKGFARSSYLLLHQRVHTGEKPFTCSVCGKGFTQSSNLQTHQRVHTEERPFECPDCRKFYKSSWDLMRHQRVHTDERPFRCSSCGASFKRSSHLTVHQRIHTGWKLFTCSTCGKGFTQSTSLLLHQQVHSGESPFTCPLCGMGFTQKSHLLTHQRVHTDERPFKCLVCGNGFKSPGELTRHQRVHSDERPFRCSECGAGFKQSSQLTVHQRVHTGERPFTCSECGKGFSCSFNLLTHQRVHTGERPFICSQCGKGFTQSSSLLTHQGVHTGERPFACPSCGKGFARLSTLLTHQRVHTGEKPFSCCECGKGFTQSCHLQRHQRTHTGERPFTCTVCRKGFTQSSNLTAHQRVHKE; translated from the exons ATGGAAGGAGGGAACAGCGGAGGAGAACTGTGTGCCGAGTGCGGGCAGAGCTTCCGTCGGTCGCCTGACCTGCCACGACACGAATGCCGTCCCATCGGGGTGAAGCCCTGGAGGTGTGGAGTCTGTGCGAAAGCGTTCAGTTATCCGTCGGATCTGGACCTGCACCAGCGCAGTCACACGGGCGAGAGGCCGTTCATCTGCTCCATGTGCGGGAAGGGATTCGCTCGTTCCTCCTACCTGCTGCTACACCAGCGGGtgcacaccggggagaagccgttcacctgctctgtgtgcgggaagggattcactcagtcctcCAACCTGCAGactcaccagcgggtccacaccgaggagagACCTTTCGAATGTCCGGACTGCAGGAAATTCTACAAAAGCTCCTGGGACTTGATGCGGCATCAACGCGTCCACACCGACGAGAGGCCGTTCAGGTGCTCGAGCTGCGGGGCCAGTTTCAAACGGTCGTCTCACCTCACTGTCCACCAGCGGATTCACACCGGCTGGAAGCTGTTCACTTGCTCGACCTGTGGCAAGGGATTTACCCAGTCGACCTCGCTGCTGTTGCACCAGCAAGTTCACAGCGGGGAGAGCCCATTCACCTGCCCCTTGTGCGGCATGGGCTTCACACAGAAATCCcatctgctgacccaccagcgggttcacactgacGAGAGGCCGTTCAAGTGCCTGGTTTGTGGAAATGGCTTCAAGAGTCCCGGTGAACTGACGCGGCACCAGCGTGTTCACTCGGACGAGAGACCGTTCAGGTGCTCCGAATGCGGGGCCGGCTTCAAGCAGTCGTCTCAACTGACTgtccaccagcgggtccacaccggggagcggcccttcacctgctccgagtgcgggaagggcttcagttGCTCGttcaacctgctgacccaccagcgggtccacaccggggagaggcccttcatcTGCTCCCAGTGCGGGAAGGGGTTCACTCAGTCGTCCAGcctgctgacccaccagggcGTTCACACCGGCGAGAGGCCTTTCGCCTGCCCCAGTTGCGGGAAGGGGTTCGCCCGGctgtccaccctgctgacccaccagcgcgtccacaccggggagaagcccttcagctgctgcgagtgcgggaaggggttcACTCAGTCGTGCCACCTGCAGAGACACCAGCGcacccacaccggggagaggcccttcacctgcACCGTGTgcaggaagggattcactcagtcgtccaACCTCACGGCGCATCAGCGAGTTCACAA GGAATGA